The Bradyrhizobium barranii subsp. barranii genome segment CAAGCTCGGCGCCGTCAACCGTACGCATGCGGTTGCACTGGCGATTCGCAACAAGCTCATCAATCCCTAAGCGACGTACTGGGAAATTTCCCAATATCGAACCTGCCTCTTTTCGCAGAGGCTGCCCCTCATTCCGGCTGAATGGGGGTTTTCATGATTCACGCAATTTCTTCGGTCAATCGCCACCTTTACGAAGACGTACTCGAGCAGCACTTCCGACTACGCCACGACATCTTCGTCGAGGAGCGGCACTGGGAGACGCTGCGCCGGCCTGATTGCCGCGAGGTCGATTCCTACGACGACGAGGACACCGTCTATCTGCTCGCGCTGGAAGGCCGGCGCGTCGTCGGCGGTCACCGGCTCTACCCCACCACCAAACCCTCGATGATGAGCGAGGTCTTCCCGCATCTGGCATCGGTTCGCGGCTGCCCTGCGAATCCGCTGGTCTGGGAATGGTCGCGCTACTTTGTCGTGCGCGATCGCCGCGACGGCACTCTCAACCTGCAACTGATGGCAGCGGTGCAGGAGTTCTGCCTCGATCAGGGAATCGCGCAGGTCAGCGCGATCATGGAGACCTGGTGGCTGCCGCGCTTCCATGAGGCCGG includes the following:
- a CDS encoding acyl-homoserine-lactone synthase; protein product: MIHAISSVNRHLYEDVLEQHFRLRHDIFVEERHWETLRRPDCREVDSYDDEDTVYLLALEGRRVVGGHRLYPTTKPSMMSEVFPHLASVRGCPANPLVWEWSRYFVVRDRRDGTLNLQLMAAVQEFCLDQGIAQVSAIMETWWLPRFHEAGFVVTPLGLPELVENAWTMAATIDIRRETLDALHDRIGMDSIVQQDGPRLDAVTRANLCGLAAAQRKSA